Proteins from a single region of Chryseobacterium scophthalmum:
- a CDS encoding response regulator transcription factor, translated as MITNTKKIMVCDDDQGILDVIQMLLETENFTVFTEIHSPNLINNIKSNSPDLLLLDLWMPFMAGDEILKTIRASKEIKDLPVIVLSASVDGSDIAEDAGANAFIAKPFDMNDLISKVKGLLMN; from the coding sequence ATGATTACTAATACTAAAAAAATCATGGTCTGCGATGATGACCAAGGCATATTGGATGTCATTCAAATGCTTTTGGAAACTGAAAACTTTACCGTATTTACAGAAATTCACAGCCCTAATCTGATCAACAATATAAAATCAAATTCCCCCGATCTACTTTTATTAGATTTATGGATGCCATTTATGGCTGGAGACGAGATTCTTAAAACCATACGCGCTAGCAAAGAAATCAAAGATCTTCCGGTGATTGTATTATCCGCAAGTGTTGACGGATCAGATATTGCTGAAGATGCCGGAGCAAATGCATTTATCGCCAAACCATTTGATATGAATGATCTCATTTCTAAAGTTAAAGGTCTGCTTATGAACTAA
- a CDS encoding FAD/NAD(P)-binding protein, whose product MNQIKNIDIALIGGGPAALLLLKHILNSNLKINTIVIFEKNDRLGVGMPYGIKGSCKEHVANVSSNELPDLVDSFGDYLKNFPSDQYPDFADAEKLNPYLVIPRLLLGDYLENQFEQLINIAIEKDIDITVEKSTAVENILPENDRIKKFRILSDKNKEYTAQKVIICTGHVWPIKYEGKVEKWYDSPYPPSKFKHSTNHPVAIRGTSLTAIDAVKTLARLNGTFIETGSKISYQLDKSSENFRLDLFSTGGFLPALRFHSEDDAYSSEWTMSPKEITKYKEKNGGFIELDYVYNRNFKLPLKKKDPDFYNVIKDLEIEDFVEKMMDLRENMDSFDLFKAEYEEAERSIERKSSITWKEKLSAFSYAMNYPAKHFSAEDMLRLKSTLLPLISIIIASLPQSSYKEIMALHDAGLISLTEVDKESTIEPNLEGGGDYFYTDEDGKTIKKSYKMFIDAIGQQAMNPEDFPFKGLLNQNAISPAYLSFKDQNKGEDLYSKKKENIVKMSENRFCLNVPGLSINDFFQSINKENKNEEGLYIMAVPFIGGLNPDYSGLDFCDTAAERIVESISNSQTPVLEIDVQDKLEETKKIL is encoded by the coding sequence ATGAACCAAATTAAAAATATAGATATTGCACTTATTGGAGGTGGACCTGCTGCATTACTCTTACTAAAGCATATACTCAACAGCAATCTTAAGATAAACACTATTGTAATATTTGAAAAAAATGATAGGCTTGGTGTCGGTATGCCCTATGGAATAAAAGGATCCTGCAAGGAACATGTAGCCAATGTATCTTCCAACGAACTCCCTGATCTTGTCGATAGTTTTGGAGATTACCTAAAAAATTTTCCAAGCGATCAGTATCCTGATTTTGCAGATGCAGAAAAATTAAATCCTTATCTTGTCATTCCTCGGCTTCTTCTTGGTGATTATTTAGAGAATCAGTTTGAACAGCTTATTAATATTGCAATAGAAAAGGATATTGATATAACAGTCGAAAAAAGTACAGCTGTTGAAAATATTCTTCCTGAGAATGACAGAATCAAGAAATTTCGAATATTGTCGGACAAAAATAAAGAATATACAGCCCAGAAAGTGATCATCTGTACTGGTCATGTATGGCCAATAAAGTATGAAGGTAAAGTTGAGAAATGGTACGATTCTCCCTATCCCCCATCAAAATTTAAACATTCTACCAATCATCCCGTAGCCATTAGAGGCACTTCGTTAACCGCCATAGATGCTGTAAAAACCTTAGCTCGTCTGAACGGCACTTTCATAGAAACCGGCAGTAAAATAAGTTATCAACTTGACAAATCATCTGAAAATTTCAGACTGGACTTATTTTCAACGGGAGGTTTTCTTCCTGCATTACGTTTTCACTCAGAAGATGATGCTTATTCATCTGAATGGACGATGTCACCTAAAGAAATCACCAAGTACAAAGAGAAAAACGGTGGCTTTATTGAATTAGATTATGTTTACAATCGCAATTTTAAACTTCCACTGAAGAAGAAAGATCCTGATTTTTATAATGTAATTAAAGACTTGGAGATAGAAGATTTTGTCGAGAAAATGATGGATTTACGTGAAAACATGGATAGTTTCGATCTCTTTAAGGCAGAATATGAAGAAGCGGAAAGATCTATTGAAAGAAAATCTTCAATAACATGGAAAGAAAAACTTTCAGCATTCAGTTATGCCATGAACTATCCGGCAAAGCACTTTTCAGCTGAAGATATGCTTAGACTAAAATCAACATTACTCCCTCTCATTTCGATTATAATTGCTTCGCTTCCACAGTCGTCTTATAAAGAGATAATGGCTCTACATGATGCAGGTCTTATTTCCTTAACAGAAGTAGATAAAGAAAGCACAATAGAACCTAATTTAGAGGGTGGCGGAGATTATTTTTATACGGATGAAGACGGCAAAACAATAAAAAAAAGTTATAAGATGTTTATTGATGCCATTGGTCAGCAAGCTATGAATCCTGAAGATTTTCCTTTTAAAGGTTTGCTTAATCAAAATGCAATAAGTCCGGCTTATTTAAGTTTTAAAGATCAGAACAAAGGAGAAGATCTGTATTCTAAGAAGAAAGAAAATATTGTAAAAATGTCAGAAAATCGATTCTGTCTGAACGTTCCGGGATTAAGTATTAATGATTTTTTTCAATCGATTAATAAAGAAAATAAAAATGAAGAAGGGCTTTACATTATGGCTGTGCCATTTATAGGTGGATTGAACCCTGATTATTCAGGTCTTGACTTTTGTGATACTGCCGCTGAAAGAATCGTTGAATCAATTTCAAACTCTCAAACTCCAGTGTTGGAGATCGATGTTCAAGATAAATTGGAAGAAACAAAAAAGATTTTATAA
- a CDS encoding Crp/Fnr family transcriptional regulator translates to MLIEPTLLFEYGATIENYEASEIIFTEGSRPKYYYQLTSGRVKLNHIDINGKEFIQTILTTGQSVCELMLFIDESYPVNAISLVPSSVLKIKKENFLNLINDHHKVSLDINKFLAERLYQKFLMLHSNSSLDPEVRLMGVLRYLKSFTENKTPHSFEVLFTRQELASLTGLRVETVIRTVKKMEEKNILQIKNRKIHF, encoded by the coding sequence ATGTTAATTGAACCTACTCTTCTGTTTGAATATGGTGCGACCATAGAGAATTATGAAGCTTCAGAAATTATTTTCACTGAAGGAAGCAGACCGAAATATTATTATCAGCTGACATCCGGCAGGGTTAAATTAAACCATATTGATATAAACGGAAAAGAATTTATACAGACGATTCTGACGACCGGACAAAGTGTTTGTGAATTGATGTTATTTATCGATGAATCTTATCCGGTAAATGCGATCTCATTAGTTCCTTCAAGTGTTTTAAAAATTAAAAAAGAAAATTTCTTAAACCTTATTAATGATCATCATAAGGTTTCTTTAGATATCAATAAATTCTTAGCAGAAAGATTATATCAAAAATTTCTTATGCTGCACAGTAATTCATCATTAGATCCGGAAGTGAGGTTGATGGGTGTTCTTCGTTATTTAAAAAGTTTTACTGAAAATAAAACTCCCCATTCGTTTGAAGTATTATTTACAAGACAGGAGCTCGCTTCATTAACCGGGCTTAGAGTTGAAACGGTAATTCGGACGGTAAAAAAAATGGAAGAAAAAAATATTTTACAAATTAAGAACCGGAAGATCCACTTTTAG
- a CDS encoding sulfite exporter TauE/SafE family protein encodes MEFIYIYIFVVSFVATLVRSTFGFGESLVAVPLFILFIPLEIAVPLSVLISILVALVVVVQDHQQIHFNSAKWLILFAVLGIPIGLLILLYGNEFWVKIGLGLLIIFNSLYAIFGKKQLSLKTDSMLWLFICGFTSGILGGAYGVNGPPLVVYGNLRNWSAKHFRATLQAYFLPASFIAAIGYFTKGLITLEVLKYFLVSLPAVFPAIFLGRYLNHKIKDKSFFKYVYWGLIAVGSFLIINSLLTK; translated from the coding sequence ATGGAATTTATTTATATATACATTTTCGTTGTCAGTTTTGTTGCGACACTAGTCCGTTCAACGTTCGGTTTTGGAGAATCTTTAGTTGCAGTTCCTTTATTTATACTTTTTATTCCTCTAGAAATTGCTGTGCCTCTTTCTGTTTTAATTTCAATTTTAGTTGCGTTGGTTGTTGTTGTACAAGATCATCAGCAAATTCATTTTAACAGCGCAAAGTGGCTTATTTTATTTGCTGTCTTAGGTATTCCTATAGGTTTGTTAATCTTACTATACGGTAACGAGTTTTGGGTAAAAATAGGTTTAGGCTTACTTATTATATTCAATTCATTGTATGCCATTTTTGGAAAAAAACAGCTTTCACTGAAAACAGATAGTATGTTATGGCTATTTATTTGCGGATTTACATCAGGAATTCTTGGCGGTGCTTATGGAGTAAACGGTCCGCCTCTTGTGGTCTATGGGAATTTGCGGAACTGGAGTGCTAAACATTTTAGGGCAACGCTTCAGGCTTATTTTTTACCGGCAAGCTTTATAGCTGCGATAGGATATTTTACAAAAGGTCTAATTACCTTGGAGGTATTAAAATATTTTTTAGTCTCGTTACCAGCTGTTTTTCCGGCAATATTTTTAGGAAGATACCTGAACCATAAGATCAAGGATAAATCTTTTTTTAAATATGTTTATTGGGGACTTATAGCTGTTGGATCTTTTTTAATAATCAATTCGTTGCTGACAAAATAA
- a CDS encoding serine hydrolase domain-containing protein, translating to MKKIITGFTVGISATIALIYLSGYGYIFKAIGINLKKGSFAPSIDDEKKFPSRIIANSKPNVWKKNINYNKRHLSQRLTDELKKTRTSSLLVIKDNQLLYEKYWKDHNSSSLMNSFSMAKGFLAILTGCAIDDGYLESEDQLISTVFPEYKKSSYGKYLTFRHLMTMQAGFDWDEEYRHPFAENSKQYFVEDLAKQAFSIEIKDMPGQKYEYQSVSAQLLGMALIKITGKHLSDYISEKIWKPLGMEFPAKWSTDEKGMEKAFCCVHATARDFAKIGQLIMQNGMWEGKQLINAEYCKRMLKPTEQNDAFCYTIWAGESSNKEKQCWFFYGFLGQFIIMIPEKKMVIVKTGLYNKLEVDQKKRPLQVQILIDELTSMY from the coding sequence ATGAAAAAAATAATAACGGGATTTACAGTCGGAATTTCAGCAACAATTGCACTTATTTACCTTTCAGGTTATGGGTATATTTTTAAAGCTATCGGAATCAATTTGAAAAAAGGATCTTTTGCTCCATCTATTGATGATGAAAAGAAGTTTCCTTCCCGGATAATAGCAAATTCAAAACCCAATGTTTGGAAGAAAAATATTAACTACAATAAACGTCATTTATCACAACGGCTTACTGATGAACTTAAGAAGACCCGCACATCGTCACTCCTTGTAATTAAAGATAATCAATTGCTGTACGAAAAGTATTGGAAAGACCATAATTCCTCATCACTGATGAATTCTTTTTCGATGGCTAAAGGATTTTTGGCCATTTTAACTGGTTGTGCAATTGATGATGGTTATCTCGAATCAGAAGATCAATTAATTTCTACAGTATTTCCTGAATATAAAAAAAGCTCTTACGGAAAGTATCTTACATTTCGACATCTTATGACTATGCAGGCAGGATTTGATTGGGATGAAGAATACCGTCATCCTTTTGCAGAAAACTCCAAGCAATATTTTGTCGAAGACCTTGCAAAACAGGCTTTCAGTATTGAGATAAAAGATATGCCCGGACAAAAATACGAGTATCAAAGTGTCTCTGCCCAGCTTTTAGGAATGGCTTTAATAAAAATAACGGGGAAACATTTATCAGATTATATTTCAGAAAAGATATGGAAACCATTAGGAATGGAATTTCCTGCTAAATGGAGCACCGACGAGAAAGGAATGGAAAAGGCATTCTGCTGTGTACATGCTACGGCAAGAGATTTTGCAAAAATAGGACAATTGATCATGCAAAACGGAATGTGGGAAGGAAAACAATTGATCAACGCTGAGTATTGCAAAAGAATGCTGAAACCTACTGAACAAAATGACGCTTTTTGCTACACTATTTGGGCAGGAGAAAGTAGTAATAAAGAAAAACAATGTTGGTTTTTTTATGGTTTTTTAGGTCAATTCATTATTATGATCCCTGAAAAAAAGATGGTGATCGTTAAAACAGGATTGTACAACAAACTGGAAGTTGATCAAAAGAAAAGACCTTTACAGGTGCAAATTTTAATTGATGAACTAACATCAATGTATTAA
- a CDS encoding ferritin-like domain-containing protein: MHNERTVATLNDLLNITNDRIQGFAKVEDKVWDTYSPLKGDYDQMVAQSQVMKSELMNLITERGGNPDNTGTAVGAIHRGWIDVKNSFSGDKTESTLENVVFGEEAAIDAYQDALDSGDLCPESSRVVSDQLHHLKSSYNKFNNLNELKN, from the coding sequence ATGCACAACGAAAGAACAGTAGCAACATTGAATGATTTGCTCAACATTACCAACGACAGAATTCAGGGATTCGCTAAGGTTGAAGATAAAGTTTGGGATACCTATTCTCCATTAAAAGGAGATTATGATCAGATGGTTGCACAATCACAGGTAATGAAATCAGAGTTGATGAATTTAATTACAGAAAGAGGCGGAAATCCTGACAATACAGGAACAGCTGTAGGAGCAATTCACCGAGGATGGATTGATGTGAAAAATTCTTTTTCAGGAGATAAAACAGAATCAACTTTAGAAAATGTAGTTTTTGGCGAAGAAGCAGCAATTGATGCATATCAGGATGCTTTAGACAGCGGAGATCTTTGCCCTGAAAGTTCAAGAGTTGTAAGCGATCAGCTTCATCATTTAAAATCATCCTACAATAAGTTTAATAATTTAAACGAGCTAAAAAATTAA
- a CDS encoding response regulator: MDTKRILIFDDDKSILDVFTIIFGENGYCVEVSETSHDIIERVNKFRPHLILMDNWIPDIGGIEAVRLLRNHDKFKNIPVIYISANSDISFLAKKAQADDYIAKPFELENLERKVEKFIRC; this comes from the coding sequence ATGGATACCAAGAGAATCTTAATTTTTGATGATGATAAATCTATCTTAGATGTTTTCACCATCATTTTTGGCGAAAATGGATATTGTGTAGAAGTTTCTGAAACATCACACGATATCATCGAACGGGTTAACAAATTCAGACCTCATTTGATTTTAATGGATAACTGGATTCCTGATATTGGCGGCATAGAAGCCGTAAGATTATTAAGGAATCATGATAAGTTTAAAAATATACCCGTCATTTACATCAGTGCAAACAGCGATATCAGCTTTTTGGCTAAAAAAGCACAGGCCGATGATTATATTGCAAAACCCTTCGAACTTGAAAATCTCGAAAGAAAAGTTGAAAAATTTATCAGATGTTAG
- a CDS encoding catalase — MEKNNKKSEKLDQLKDLTTDNLNEKLTTNQGLKINNNQDSLKDGERGGTLLEDFILREKITHFDHERIPERIVHARGSGAHGVFKLNKSLQKYTKAKFLTEEGKETPVFVRFSTVAGSAGSTDLARDVRGFAIKFYTEEGNYDLVGNNIPVFFIQDAMKFPDLIHAVKPEPDNAIPQAASAHDTFWDFISLMPESMHMIMWAMSDRAIPRSLRMMEGFGVHTFKFINSEGTVHFVKFHFKPKLGVHSVAWDEATKISGKDSDFHRRDLWEAIENGAFPEWDFGVQIIPEEDEYKFDFDLLDPTKLIPEEEVPVQIVGTLTLNRNPDNFFAETEQIAFHPGHLVPGIDFTNDPLLQGRLFSYTDTQLSRLGSPNFHEIPINRSLNEVHNNQRDGHMRQQIVKGKVSYEPNSIGGGCPFQAMMKEGGFTSHNERVDSKKIRARSESFVDHYSQAKLFFNSQSAPEKQHIENALIFELSKVTIPAIRERVVGQLAFINKDLASKVAKKVGVKVIQLKQSNGSIPADADPATLQSPEKEPMTKSSEALSMANTVKNTIESRIIGFIMENGVKAADVNSLQSKLEKEGAVVQIIAGSLASVKADDGTIFEPKHSLTSTASVCFDALYLCSGKQSSDHLMNEDNKPGTLLFVNEAYKHCKAIYFGKETDAIYKASYVNDKKHDDPAIITSETKDPATAFIKAVANHRVWELEKERNNPA; from the coding sequence ATGGAAAAGAACAACAAAAAAAGTGAAAAATTAGATCAACTAAAGGACCTCACAACAGATAATTTAAATGAAAAACTCACAACCAATCAAGGATTAAAAATTAACAATAATCAAGATTCTTTAAAAGACGGGGAACGGGGTGGAACATTATTGGAAGATTTTATCCTTCGTGAAAAAATTACTCATTTTGATCATGAAAGAATACCGGAACGTATTGTTCATGCAAGAGGTTCAGGAGCTCACGGTGTTTTTAAACTTAATAAAAGTTTACAAAAATACACAAAAGCAAAATTTTTAACAGAAGAAGGTAAGGAAACGCCTGTTTTCGTACGTTTTTCTACCGTTGCAGGAAGCGCAGGAAGTACTGATCTTGCTCGTGATGTACGAGGTTTTGCGATTAAATTTTATACAGAAGAAGGCAATTATGATCTTGTAGGTAATAATATTCCTGTCTTCTTCATTCAGGATGCTATGAAATTCCCTGATTTGATTCATGCGGTAAAACCTGAACCGGATAATGCAATTCCACAAGCTGCATCTGCGCATGATACTTTTTGGGATTTTATTTCTTTAATGCCCGAAAGTATGCACATGATTATGTGGGCAATGAGTGACAGAGCCATTCCTAGAAGTCTTAGAATGATGGAAGGATTTGGAGTTCATACTTTTAAATTCATTAATAGTGAAGGGACTGTTCATTTTGTAAAATTTCACTTTAAACCAAAACTCGGTGTACATTCCGTAGCTTGGGATGAAGCAACAAAAATTTCGGGTAAAGACTCAGATTTTCACAGAAGAGATCTTTGGGAAGCAATAGAGAACGGTGCATTCCCAGAATGGGATTTCGGAGTGCAGATCATACCTGAAGAAGATGAATATAAATTTGATTTTGATCTGCTTGATCCAACAAAGCTGATCCCGGAAGAGGAAGTGCCTGTTCAAATTGTAGGTACTTTAACATTGAATAGAAATCCGGATAATTTTTTTGCTGAAACAGAGCAAATTGCATTTCACCCTGGACATTTGGTTCCTGGTATTGATTTTACCAATGATCCTTTGTTACAGGGAAGGTTATTTTCTTATACCGACACTCAGTTATCACGTTTAGGATCTCCTAATTTCCATGAGATTCCTATTAACCGTTCTTTAAATGAAGTTCATAATAATCAGCGTGACGGACATATGCGTCAGCAAATTGTAAAAGGAAAAGTTAGCTACGAGCCCAATTCTATTGGTGGTGGATGTCCTTTTCAGGCGATGATGAAAGAAGGTGGTTTTACTTCTCACAATGAAAGAGTTGACAGTAAAAAAATCCGTGCAAGAAGTGAAAGTTTTGTAGATCATTATTCACAGGCAAAATTGTTCTTTAATAGTCAGTCTGCTCCTGAAAAACAACATATAGAGAATGCCCTAATTTTTGAACTTTCAAAGGTAACAATTCCTGCCATCAGAGAAAGAGTTGTAGGACAGTTAGCTTTCATTAATAAAGATTTAGCTTCAAAAGTTGCTAAAAAAGTAGGAGTAAAAGTGATTCAGTTAAAACAATCCAATGGAAGTATTCCTGCAGATGCTGATCCTGCGACATTACAAAGTCCGGAAAAAGAGCCTATGACAAAGAGTTCAGAAGCCTTAAGCATGGCCAATACCGTTAAAAATACTATTGAGAGTCGCATTATTGGTTTTATTATGGAAAACGGAGTAAAAGCTGCCGACGTAAATTCCCTACAATCTAAGCTGGAAAAAGAAGGAGCTGTAGTACAGATTATTGCAGGAAGTTTAGCCTCTGTAAAAGCTGATGACGGAACTATTTTTGAACCCAAACATTCTTTGACGAGTACAGCAAGTGTTTGCTTTGATGCACTTTACCTCTGCAGTGGAAAACAGTCTTCAGATCATTTAATGAACGAAGATAACAAACCCGGAACCTTATTATTTGTCAACGAAGCCTATAAACATTGCAAAGCAATCTATTTTGGGAAAGAAACAGATGCAATCTATAAAGCAAGTTATGTGAATGATAAAAAACATGATGATCCAGCAATTATAACTTCTGAAACGAAAGATCCTGCTACTGCATTTATTAAAGCTGTAGCTAATCATAGAGTTTGGGAACTGGAAAAAGAGAGAAATAATCCTGCTTAA